One stretch of Nitrospirota bacterium DNA includes these proteins:
- the mnmG gene encoding tRNA uridine-5-carboxymethylaminomethyl(34) synthesis enzyme MnmG: MSLDNKYDIIVIGAGHAGCEAALASARMGCSTLMLTMNLDSIALMPCNPAIGGLAKGHLVKEIDALGGEMAKIIDRTGIQFRVLNRSKGPAVHGTRAQADKQRYRLAMKETIEKQPGLDVKQGTVEKFLVEDNTILGVETSIGVQYLASAVIVTTGTFLKGLIHIGMVHYPSGRAGEFPSIGLSDSLRELGFEIGRLKTGTPARLNGRTIDFSVMKMQTGDDPAPFFSFTENSHPLPQIPCFLTYTNAQTHEIILNNLDRSPLYTGQIKGIGPRYCPSIEDKVKRFSERERHQVFLEPEGLDTEEYYANGVSTSLPYDVQVRMYRSIAGLAKVEIMRPAYAIEYDFAPPTQVRHTLETKKVSGLYFAGQINGTSGYEEAAAQGLMAGINAALKIRKQPPLILTRAEAYIGVLIDDLVTRGTNEPYRMFTSRAEYRLILREDNADLRLRDKGRELGLVSEDVYKLFLEKKKSIEQETARLKKTWVKPTPEVNAVLAQQGSTELPGEVPLDQLIKRPELGYGDIAKINPPETPLERTAAEQVEIHLKYEGYIQRQLQQVERFASLEQKTIPADMDYDAVTGLGSEVKQKLKQVQPVSLGQASRISGVTPAAMSLLIVAIEKRKRGRA; this comes from the coding sequence CGTAAAGGAGATCGATGCGCTTGGCGGCGAGATGGCGAAGATCATCGACCGGACCGGGATCCAGTTCCGCGTCCTGAACCGGAGCAAAGGACCGGCTGTCCACGGCACGCGCGCACAGGCCGACAAGCAGCGGTACCGGCTCGCTATGAAGGAAACCATTGAGAAGCAGCCGGGCCTGGATGTGAAGCAGGGGACTGTCGAGAAGTTCCTTGTTGAGGACAATACGATCCTGGGGGTCGAAACGAGCATCGGCGTGCAGTATCTGGCATCGGCAGTGATCGTGACAACCGGTACTTTTTTAAAGGGACTCATTCACATCGGCATGGTGCATTATCCTTCGGGCAGGGCAGGGGAGTTCCCGTCAATCGGACTATCGGACAGCTTGAGGGAACTCGGCTTCGAGATCGGCCGGCTCAAGACCGGTACGCCCGCGCGGCTGAACGGGAGAACGATCGATTTTTCAGTCATGAAAATGCAGACCGGCGATGATCCGGCCCCATTCTTCTCTTTTACAGAAAATAGCCATCCCCTCCCACAAATACCCTGCTTTCTCACATATACAAACGCACAAACCCATGAAATCATACTTAATAACCTAGACCGCTCCCCACTTTATACTGGTCAGATAAAGGGCATAGGGCCGCGCTACTGCCCCTCCATTGAGGACAAGGTAAAAAGATTTTCCGAGCGCGAACGGCATCAGGTCTTCCTTGAGCCCGAGGGGCTCGATACCGAGGAATATTATGCCAATGGCGTGTCCACAAGCCTGCCGTACGATGTTCAGGTCCGGATGTACCGTTCCATTGCAGGACTCGCGAAGGTCGAGATCATGCGGCCTGCCTATGCCATCGAGTACGACTTTGCGCCGCCGACCCAGGTCCGGCATACACTCGAAACGAAAAAGGTGAGCGGGCTCTACTTCGCCGGCCAGATCAATGGAACATCGGGATACGAGGAAGCCGCTGCCCAGGGACTGATGGCCGGTATCAACGCCGCGCTCAAGATCCGGAAGCAGCCACCCCTTATCCTCACGCGCGCCGAGGCGTACATCGGTGTGTTGATCGATGACCTCGTGACCCGCGGGACGAACGAGCCCTACCGCATGTTCACTTCCCGAGCAGAATATCGACTCATCCTCCGCGAGGACAACGCGGATTTGCGGCTCCGGGACAAGGGGCGTGAACTTGGGCTCGTGTCAGAGGATGTTTACAAACTATTCCTTGAGAAAAAGAAAAGTATCGAGCAAGAAACAGCACGGCTCAAGAAAACCTGGGTCAAGCCCACACCTGAGGTCAATGCCGTGCTCGCACAACAGGGCTCTACTGAACTTCCGGGAGAAGTACCGCTCGATCAGCTCATCAAGCGGCCGGAGCTGGGATACGGGGATATTGCAAAGATCAACCCGCCTGAAACACCGCTTGAAAGAACAGCGGCTGAACAGGTGGAAATCCATCTGAAATATGAAGGATATATCCAGCGTCAGCTCCAGCAGGTGGAGCGCTTTGCATCACTGGAACAGAAAACCATCCCCGCGGACATGGACTACGACGCGGTGACCGGCCTCGGCAGCGAGGTGAAGCAAAAGCTCAAGCAGGTTCAGCCGGTCTCGCTCGGCCAGGCATCGCGCATCTCCGGCGTGACTCCGGCTGCGATGTCCCTTCTTATAGTGGCGATCGAAAAAAGGAAGAGGGGACGAGCATAG
- a CDS encoding Fic family protein, protein MKTFEKTHPWISFELDLRKFDHKLWMALGETASKCEHIAGVPLQPDTAEKLHLLYLAKGVRATTAIEGNTLSEEEVIERIEGNLPLPPSREYLGKEIDNILKGCNEIKEKLMKGEAGGLSVAEIVAFNKTVLNELELDKDVVPGVIRKHSVGVAGYRGAPAEDCEYLLQHMCEWLNRPEFNPQEQVIIFGVIRAIVAHLYIAWIHPFGDGNGRTARLLEFKILLLSGIPTPAAHLLSNHYNLTRTEYYRQLDYASKSKGDIIPFIQYAVEGFVDGLRSQLRVVQQQQLLVAWRDYVYSHFRDKTGKINDRMRKLVLDLSQLSEPVALAKLNEVSPRIAALYATKTPRTVRRDVEELLRVNLIRQQGNGYIANKEIMLSFLPERNRRERVEGKESGLKK, encoded by the coding sequence ATGAAGACATTCGAAAAGACACACCCGTGGATAAGTTTTGAGCTTGATCTAAGGAAATTTGATCATAAGCTTTGGATGGCGCTCGGAGAGACCGCGTCCAAGTGTGAGCACATAGCGGGCGTGCCCTTACAGCCGGATACTGCGGAAAAACTACATCTGTTGTATCTTGCAAAAGGCGTCAGGGCAACTACTGCCATTGAAGGAAACACCCTTTCCGAAGAGGAAGTTATTGAGCGTATAGAGGGAAATCTTCCCCTGCCGCCTTCGCGTGAGTACCTTGGAAAAGAGATAGATAATATCCTCAAGGGCTGTAATGAGATTAAGGAAAAATTAATGAAAGGGGAAGCGGGCGGTTTAAGCGTCGCAGAGATCGTGGCATTCAACAAAACGGTACTGAATGAATTGGAACTCGACAAGGACGTTGTGCCCGGAGTAATCAGAAAACACTCGGTTGGCGTGGCGGGATACAGGGGGGCGCCTGCCGAGGATTGCGAGTATCTTCTCCAGCATATGTGCGAATGGCTGAATAGGCCGGAGTTTAACCCGCAAGAACAAGTCATTATTTTTGGCGTAATACGGGCCATTGTCGCCCATCTTTATATTGCATGGATACATCCTTTTGGAGACGGCAACGGCCGCACTGCCAGACTGCTCGAGTTCAAAATACTCCTATTGTCCGGCATCCCGACCCCTGCCGCGCACCTTCTGAGCAATCACTATAATCTTACGAGGACCGAATACTACCGGCAGCTCGACTATGCGAGCAAATCAAAAGGGGACATCATTCCATTCATACAGTATGCGGTGGAAGGTTTTGTGGACGGTCTGCGGTCGCAGCTTAGGGTCGTACAGCAGCAGCAATTATTAGTTGCCTGGCGCGATTATGTGTATTCACATTTCAGAGATAAGACCGGAAAGATAAACGACCGTATGAGAAAACTCGTGTTGGATCTTTCACAGCTGAGTGAACCTGTTGCCCTCGCCAAACTCAATGAAGTCAGTCCCCGCATAGCAGCGTTATACGCGACGAAAACCCCAAGAACCGTTCGCCGTGACGTCGAGGAATTGTTGCGTGTCAACTTGATCCGGCAACAGGGGAATGGTTATATTGCAAATAAAGAAATTATGCTGTCCTTCCTGCCGGAGCGGAACAGAAGGGAAAGAGTAGAGGGAAAAGAGAGCGGCTTGAAGAAATGA
- a CDS encoding nucleotidyltransferase domain-containing protein codes for MGIHKVLEAIFGSPAKIRILRVLSASPQPLSGRQVGELSKLSHRGAIQALESLVELGAVRQRRVGNAYQYSLSPGNRAVELIIVPSIKAEAALLDELKKKIVAQFGRKAVSLTLYGSVVRGTEKRGSDIDVLAIAGDERLKSDLEEKSAALAPFYRERYNSLLSLHCFTLDELRSKKTLPLLRTVKEEGVTLSGKPLRELLP; via the coding sequence ATGGGCATCCACAAGGTTCTTGAAGCCATCTTCGGCAGTCCCGCAAAAATCCGCATCCTGCGGGTTCTCTCCGCCTCCCCGCAACCGCTGAGCGGAAGGCAGGTTGGAGAACTTTCAAAGCTCAGTCATCGAGGCGCCATCCAGGCATTGGAATCCCTGGTCGAACTCGGCGCAGTACGTCAGCGCAGGGTTGGAAACGCGTATCAGTATTCCCTCTCCCCGGGCAATAGAGCGGTCGAACTGATCATTGTGCCCAGTATCAAAGCCGAGGCGGCGTTACTTGATGAGCTGAAAAAGAAGATCGTCGCGCAATTCGGAAGAAAAGCGGTCAGTCTCACGCTGTACGGCAGTGTTGTCAGGGGGACGGAAAAAAGGGGCAGCGACATCGATGTTCTGGCAATTGCAGGGGATGAACGACTGAAATCGGACCTGGAGGAAAAATCAGCGGCTCTTGCACCCTTCTATCGCGAGCGTTACAATTCCCTTCTTTCGCTGCACTGTTTTACTCTCGATGAGCTCCGAAGCAAAAAAACCTTGCCGTTGCTCAGGACCGTCAAAGAGGAGGGCGTGACGCTTTCCGGCAAACCACTCCGAGAGCTGCTTCCATGA
- a CDS encoding HNH endonuclease, whose translation MTDYFIAVDDEHIKREKAKARELRGSQWWKRKRSSGICYYCEGKFKPAELTMDHLIPIVRGGKSVQGNLVPACKECNNKKKYFLPMEWEEYLRSLKATE comes from the coding sequence ATGACCGATTATTTCATTGCCGTCGATGACGAACACATCAAAAGGGAGAAGGCAAAGGCCCGCGAACTGCGCGGTTCCCAGTGGTGGAAACGGAAACGCTCTTCCGGCATCTGCTACTATTGCGAAGGCAAGTTTAAACCAGCGGAGCTGACCATGGACCATCTTATCCCGATCGTGCGCGGCGGCAAGTCGGTGCAGGGAAATCTCGTGCCCGCATGCAAGGAATGCAACAACAAAAAAAAATATTTCCTCCCCATGGAATGGGAGGAGTATTTGAGGTCGCTGAAAGCCACAGAATAA
- the mraZ gene encoding division/cell wall cluster transcriptional repressor MraZ yields the protein MFRGSFEHTVDSKGRVSVPSKFRDIIADRYDGRLVLAMDYDKCLTVYPLEEWEKLEEKIRTLPTMKKEVKDFMRFLLASATECELDKQGRVLIPAVHRDHAGIVKNVMLVGIIDKIEIWDAKAWEARNSQNGDKIGEALAALGL from the coding sequence ATGTTCCGGGGCAGCTTTGAACATACCGTGGATTCCAAAGGAAGGGTGAGCGTTCCGTCGAAGTTTCGCGATATCATCGCGGACCGGTACGACGGCAGGCTCGTGCTTGCCATGGACTATGACAAGTGCCTCACGGTCTATCCGCTCGAGGAATGGGAGAAGTTGGAGGAAAAGATCAGGACCCTGCCCACGATGAAAAAAGAGGTCAAAGACTTCATGCGGTTTCTTCTTGCCTCGGCCACCGAGTGTGAGCTCGACAAGCAGGGCCGCGTGCTGATCCCCGCTGTTCATCGCGATCACGCGGGGATCGTGAAAAATGTGATGCTGGTCGGGATCATCGACAAGATCGAGATATGGGACGCCAAGGCGTGGGAGGCACGAAATTCTCAGAATGGCGACAAAATCGGCGAAGCGCTTGCCGCATTGGGCCTCTAG
- a CDS encoding STAS domain-containing protein has protein sequence MEPKLRVYQMNLDGEIDAAKIAEINRVIGQLIKGEMFGLILNFESVEHVNFTVLSALVDERKRMQSFGGDIRLAGMSDYIKNIFRTTGVLEQFQVFDTAQLAAKSFGGGKPETNLPLGL, from the coding sequence ATGGAACCGAAACTCAGGGTATATCAGATGAACCTGGATGGCGAGATCGACGCGGCGAAGATAGCGGAGATCAATCGCGTCATCGGTCAGCTGATCAAGGGTGAAATGTTCGGCCTGATCCTGAACTTCGAGTCCGTGGAGCATGTCAACTTTACGGTCCTTTCTGCGCTGGTTGACGAGCGGAAACGGATGCAGTCGTTCGGTGGTGATATCCGGCTTGCGGGAATGTCGGACTATATCAAGAATATCTTTCGCACCACCGGCGTGCTCGAGCAGTTCCAGGTCTTTGACACGGCACAGCTCGCGGCGAAGAGCTTTGGGGGCGGAAAACCGGAAACAAACCTGCCATTGGGACTGTGA
- the rsmH gene encoding 16S rRNA (cytosine(1402)-N(4))-methyltransferase RsmH, whose translation MRSAELSGGNAELNNTPNSELLTSNLIHTPVLLHEAVDLLAPKAGGLYVDGTLGAGGHAAEILNRSAPDGVLIGMDQDADAVERCGKSLAPYGNRVIIRQANYRDLPEVLSELGHTVVDGVLLDLGMSWFHLKAPERGFSFMLDGPLDMRMDMSRSRTAADLVNTLPHEELVKIIREYGEDHRAGAIARAIEKARVRGPITSTVQLAEIISSVFPPYPPRRIHPATLTFQALRIAVNDELAALAEGLANIIPMLRPGGRVAVITFHSLEDRIVKQAFVKEAKGCICPPRMPVCACGRKPVLRILTPRPVAAGEEELRKNPASRSAKLRAAEKL comes from the coding sequence ATGCGGAGTGCGGAATTATCTGGAGGGAATGCAGAATTAAATAATACTCCCAACTCCGAACTCCTGACTTCGAACTTGATCCATACACCCGTTCTGCTGCACGAGGCCGTTGACCTGCTCGCACCAAAAGCAGGTGGGTTGTATGTAGACGGGACGCTCGGGGCCGGCGGCCATGCTGCGGAGATCCTGAACCGCTCGGCGCCCGACGGCGTGCTGATCGGCATGGACCAGGATGCGGACGCGGTGGAGCGTTGCGGCAAAAGCCTCGCGCCTTACGGAAATCGCGTTATCATCAGGCAGGCGAATTACCGTGACCTGCCCGAGGTCCTCTCCGAGCTCGGGCATACGGTTGTCGACGGGGTCCTGCTTGATCTCGGCATGTCGTGGTTCCACCTCAAGGCCCCGGAGCGCGGCTTCAGCTTCATGCTCGACGGTCCCCTCGATATGCGCATGGACATGAGCAGATCGAGGACCGCTGCCGACCTGGTGAACACCCTCCCTCATGAAGAGCTGGTGAAGATCATCCGGGAATACGGGGAGGACCATAGGGCCGGCGCCATAGCGAGGGCAATAGAGAAGGCAAGGGTCCGGGGGCCTATCACGAGCACGGTTCAGCTTGCAGAGATCATTTCAAGCGTATTTCCCCCTTACCCGCCCCGACGCATTCACCCCGCCACGCTGACGTTCCAGGCGCTCAGGATCGCGGTCAATGATGAACTGGCGGCCCTCGCGGAAGGGCTGGCCAATATCATTCCGATGCTGAGGCCCGGTGGAAGGGTCGCCGTAATAACGTTCCACTCTCTCGAAGACCGGATCGTGAAGCAGGCCTTCGTGAAAGAGGCAAAAGGATGTATATGTCCGCCCCGAATGCCGGTGTGTGCCTGCGGCAGGAAGCCGGTCCTCAGGATCCTTACTCCCAGGCCGGTGGCGGCCGGGGAAGAAGAGTTGAGAAAGAACCCCGCGTCAAGGAGCGCAAAGCTCAGAGCTGCGGAGAAACTATGA
- the ftsL gene encoding cell division protein FtsL, with protein MTTRTGDIGTMVFGRSRRDNFHRVLVALLIISGLLLYVGGKVQIVQLGYQIEGLEREKHGLERANRSLLIEASSLSSPARIEEIAIKRLGMIRPAKENVVIVKRKRDTVNSK; from the coding sequence ATGACAACCCGGACAGGTGACATCGGTACTATGGTATTCGGGCGGAGCAGGCGTGACAATTTTCACCGGGTTCTCGTCGCGCTCCTGATCATCTCCGGCCTGCTCCTCTATGTGGGCGGGAAGGTGCAAATCGTCCAACTCGGATACCAGATCGAGGGCCTGGAGCGCGAGAAGCATGGGCTTGAGCGTGCGAACAGGTCGCTCCTGATCGAGGCGTCGAGCCTGTCATCTCCCGCGCGCATTGAGGAGATCGCGATCAAGCGTCTGGGCATGATCAGACCGGCGAAGGAGAACGTCGTGATCGTGAAAAGAAAGAGGGATACGGTAAATTCCAAATAG